The following proteins are co-located in the Microcystis wesenbergii NRERC-220 genome:
- a CDS encoding ABC-F family ATP-binding cassette domain-containing protein, translated as MTLLTVRSLKKDFGIKEILKDASFSLDDRDKVGLIGTNGSGKSTLLKMIAGLEAIDGGEIQINSGMKIVYLPQQPDLDDDKTVLEQVFADSGESMTLIKEYEELSDRLVHEPENLDTIMERLSRVSQQIDQLAAWDLETNAKVILSKLGIDNFNARVGDLSGGYRKRIAIATALLADPDCLLMDEPTNHLDALSVEWLQSYLSRFRGGLLLITHDRYFLDRVTNRIIEIDRGDLSTYSGNYAYYLEKKALAEESIASSQRKHAGVLRRELEWLSRGPKARSTKQKARIDRIQAMGNKEFKQVEGKVDIATAGRRIGKKVIEVEKISKAYGDHTLIKDFTYIFTPEDRIGIIGSNGVGKSTLMDIITGKILPDSGTVDIGSTIHIGYFDQQSDDLNINENQRVIEYLKSVAELVKTLDGSVITASQMLEKFLFPPDQQYAPIYKLSGGERRRLFLLRVLMSAPNVLILDEPTNDLDVQTLAILEEYLEDFNGCVIVVSHDRYFLDRVVDTIFAFETGGNIRQYPGNYSLYLDQKKEEEEPKEKKVTPKTVKASPSPVNKKISFKEKKEYEDIEKQIPILEAKKAEIEQVLYGEPLEDFTKITALTEELAQLSQKIDNLTDRWLELAEKLG; from the coding sequence ATGACACTGCTGACGGTTCGATCGCTCAAAAAAGACTTCGGTATCAAGGAAATTCTCAAAGATGCGAGTTTTAGTCTCGATGATCGCGATAAAGTCGGCCTGATTGGTACGAATGGATCGGGAAAATCGACCCTGTTGAAAATGATCGCCGGATTAGAAGCGATCGATGGCGGCGAAATTCAAATCAATTCGGGGATGAAAATCGTCTATTTACCCCAGCAACCCGATCTAGACGACGATAAAACGGTTTTAGAGCAGGTTTTCGCCGATAGTGGCGAAAGTATGACTTTAATCAAGGAATACGAGGAATTGTCCGATCGCCTTGTCCATGAGCCAGAAAATCTGGATACTATTATGGAACGTTTGTCAAGGGTTTCGCAACAAATTGATCAACTTGCCGCCTGGGATTTAGAAACCAATGCTAAAGTTATTTTAAGTAAACTGGGCATCGATAATTTTAATGCTCGCGTGGGCGATTTATCGGGGGGATATCGCAAAAGAATCGCCATCGCTACCGCACTTTTAGCCGATCCTGACTGTTTATTGATGGATGAACCCACAAACCATTTAGACGCGCTTTCCGTGGAGTGGTTACAGAGTTATTTGTCCCGTTTTCGAGGAGGATTATTATTAATTACTCATGATCGCTATTTTCTCGATCGAGTGACTAATCGCATCATTGAAATCGATCGGGGAGATTTATCTACTTATTCTGGTAATTATGCCTATTATCTAGAAAAAAAAGCTTTAGCGGAAGAATCGATCGCCAGTAGTCAACGCAAACACGCGGGAGTTTTACGACGGGAATTAGAATGGTTATCCCGGGGACCAAAAGCGCGCAGTACCAAACAAAAAGCGCGGATCGATCGCATTCAAGCAATGGGTAATAAGGAATTTAAACAGGTGGAGGGAAAAGTCGATATTGCCACCGCAGGAAGACGCATCGGCAAAAAAGTTATTGAAGTAGAAAAGATATCGAAAGCTTACGGCGATCATACTTTAATTAAAGATTTTACCTATATTTTTACTCCCGAAGATCGCATCGGTATTATTGGCAGTAACGGGGTAGGAAAATCTACTCTCATGGATATTATTACCGGGAAAATTCTCCCCGATTCAGGCACGGTTGACATCGGTTCCACTATTCATATTGGTTACTTCGATCAACAATCCGATGATCTCAATATCAACGAAAATCAAAGAGTGATCGAATATCTGAAAAGTGTGGCCGAATTAGTCAAAACCCTAGACGGCAGCGTGATCACCGCTTCCCAGATGTTAGAAAAATTTCTCTTTCCTCCCGATCAACAGTATGCACCAATTTATAAACTTTCTGGAGGGGAAAGAAGACGCTTATTTTTACTACGAGTTTTGATGAGTGCGCCTAATGTTTTAATCTTAGATGAACCCACCAATGATCTCGATGTGCAGACGTTAGCAATTTTAGAAGAATATTTAGAGGACTTTAACGGTTGTGTGATTGTCGTTTCCCATGATCGCTATTTTCTCGATCGAGTAGTTGATACTATTTTTGCCTTTGAAACCGGGGGGAATATCCGTCAATATCCGGGTAATTATTCCCTTTATCTCGATCAGAAAAAAGAGGAGGAGGAACCAAAAGAAAAAAAAGTCACCCCAAAAACTGTTAAAGCTTCTCCGTCACCCGTCAATAAGAAAATCTCTTTTAAAGAGAAAAAAGAATACGAAGATATCGAGAAACAAATACCAATTTTAGAAGCAAAAAAAGCTGAAATTGAACAGGTACTTTATGGAGAACCCCTAGAAGATTTTACCAAAATAACCGCTCTGACCGAAGAATTAGCTCAATTGAGTCAAAAAATTGATAATTTAACCGATCGCTGGTTAGAATTAGCGGAAAAATTAGGCTAG
- a CDS encoding metal-sensing transcriptional repressor yields MTNQITPFDPLHNHDETGHDHESKGTPHVHSEASLKQIINRLSRIEGHIRGIKTMVSENRPCPEVLMQIAAIRGAIDRVARMILDEHLSECIARAAQEGSIETEIEELKAALDRFLP; encoded by the coding sequence TTGACTAATCAAATTACCCCTTTCGACCCCCTTCACAACCACGACGAGACGGGCCATGACCACGAGTCAAAAGGGACCCCCCACGTCCATAGCGAAGCTTCCCTGAAGCAAATTATTAACCGTCTCTCGCGGATCGAAGGACATATTCGCGGCATCAAGACGATGGTATCGGAAAATCGTCCCTGTCCCGAAGTTTTGATGCAAATTGCCGCTATTCGCGGGGCGATTGATCGTGTGGCCAGAATGATCCTCGACGAACATCTGAGCGAATGTATTGCCCGGGCTGCCCAAGAAGGTAGTATCGAGACAGAAATAGAAGAATTAAAGGCCGCCTTGGATCGCTTTTTACCCTAG
- the rpsU gene encoding 30S ribosomal protein S21 translates to MTQVVVGQNEAIESALRRFKRQVAKAGIYADIKKHQFFETPQEKRKRKAVARRRQRTRRR, encoded by the coding sequence ATGACCCAAGTGGTAGTTGGTCAGAACGAGGCGATCGAATCAGCCCTGCGTCGTTTTAAGCGACAGGTAGCGAAAGCGGGAATTTATGCGGATATCAAAAAGCATCAATTTTTTGAAACCCCTCAAGAAAAGAGAAAGCGTAAAGCAGTAGCCCGGAGACGACAAAGAACCCGTCGTCGTTAA
- the upp gene encoding uracil phosphoribosyltransferase — MVLQLRVYVPEHPLVKHWLAIARDQNTPSVLFKTAMTELGRWLTYEAARQWLPTLETSVKTPLAECPATFIDPRVPIAVVPILRAGLALLEGAQSLLPLASTYHLGLARNEETLEVSCYLNKLPASFDPATRVLILEPMLATGGSISMAMAEITGRGVDPALIRLISVVAAPPALQKLSQNYPSLNIYTAIIDEGLNSRGYIVPGLGDAGDRAFGTY; from the coding sequence ATGGTTTTACAACTGCGCGTCTATGTTCCCGAACATCCTCTGGTTAAGCATTGGTTGGCGATCGCACGGGATCAAAATACCCCCTCGGTACTGTTTAAAACAGCGATGACGGAACTAGGCCGCTGGTTAACCTACGAAGCGGCGCGGCAATGGTTGCCGACCCTGGAAACTAGCGTTAAAACCCCTCTAGCGGAATGTCCGGCTACTTTTATCGATCCTAGGGTACCGATCGCCGTAGTCCCGATTTTACGGGCAGGATTAGCCCTGTTGGAAGGGGCCCAAAGCCTTTTACCCCTAGCTAGTACCTATCACCTCGGTTTAGCCAGAAATGAGGAAACCCTAGAGGTGAGTTGTTATTTAAATAAATTACCGGCCAGTTTTGATCCAGCCACGAGAGTCTTAATTCTTGAACCGATGTTAGCCACGGGGGGATCAATTTCAATGGCAATGGCAGAAATTACCGGCAGAGGCGTTGATCCTGCCCTGATTCGCCTGATTTCTGTCGTGGCTGCCCCGCCGGCTTTACAGAAATTGAGTCAAAATTATCCCAGCTTGAACATCTATACGGCTATTATCGATGAAGGATTAAATAGCCGCGGTTATATCGTGCCGGGGTTGGGCGATGCCGGCGATCGAGCTTTTGGAACCTATTAG
- a CDS encoding Uma2 family endonuclease: MVNLTYNKNRPLPSAEELPSSDETPVDNQLQNDMPNLLLSLLALIWSGRDDWYFGVDMAVYYNPDESAFVPDGFLAVGVNHDTGERGRLSYVLWGEKYILPILFLEVISEKYNSEYEEKFLNYQNLGILYYVIYNPLSGRRGRFKNRQRLEVYKLISGKYELLESENNRVWLPEIGLALGYEKGEHIAWYREWLYWYDQSGNRYLTAEERANQAEASAARERLAKQEAEQRATRLAERLRLLGINPDEM, translated from the coding sequence ATGGTTAACCTCACCTATAACAAAAATCGCCCTCTTCCCAGCGCCGAAGAATTGCCCTCTTCCGACGAAACTCCAGTGGACAATCAGTTACAGAATGATATGCCCAACCTACTGCTAAGTTTATTAGCTTTAATTTGGTCTGGTCGAGATGATTGGTATTTTGGGGTAGATATGGCTGTTTATTATAATCCAGACGAATCAGCTTTTGTCCCCGATGGTTTCTTAGCAGTTGGAGTCAACCATGATACAGGAGAAAGAGGTCGGTTAAGCTATGTTTTGTGGGGAGAAAAGTATATCTTGCCGATTTTGTTTTTAGAGGTAATTTCCGAGAAATATAATAGTGAGTATGAGGAAAAATTCTTAAATTACCAAAACCTGGGGATTCTGTATTATGTAATTTACAATCCTTTGAGTGGCAGAAGGGGAAGATTTAAAAACCGACAAAGATTAGAGGTATATAAATTAATCTCAGGGAAATATGAACTTCTAGAAAGTGAGAATAATCGAGTTTGGTTGCCTGAAATTGGCTTGGCGCTGGGTTATGAAAAAGGAGAACATATTGCTTGGTATCGGGAATGGTTATACTGGTATGACCAGTCAGGAAATCGCTATCTAACGGCGGAGGAAAGAGCGAACCAGGCTGAGGCGAGCGCTGCTCGAGAACGGCTGGCTAAACAAGAGGCTGAACAAAGAGCGACACGGCTGGCCGAAAGGCTGAGATTGCTTGGAATTAACCCCGATGAAATGTAA
- a CDS encoding DUF565 domain-containing protein, giving the protein MAMQRTRLSTLANVTSSRFNSFFSNPWRRISLQIICVLFGIFSGQAIVTTAGQTAQWDVTAAGLLLLFTETISRIVYRKSSQAKPAPILRESFNLLKIGITYSLFLEAFKIGS; this is encoded by the coding sequence ATGGCCATGCAACGCACCCGTTTAAGTACGCTGGCTAATGTCACCAGCAGTCGATTTAATAGCTTTTTTAGTAATCCTTGGCGGCGGATTTCCCTACAGATAATTTGTGTTTTATTTGGAATTTTTTCTGGTCAAGCAATTGTCACCACTGCCGGCCAAACTGCCCAATGGGATGTCACCGCTGCCGGTTTATTGCTGCTGTTTACGGAGACGATTAGCCGGATTGTTTACCGAAAAAGTTCTCAGGCTAAACCCGCACCGATTCTGCGAGAATCTTTCAATTTACTAAAAATTGGTATCACCTATAGTTTATTTCTAGAAGCCTTTAAAATTGGCTCTTAA
- a CDS encoding DUF3611 family protein — protein MRDKQSEITNISTTRDSDLYSLPPAVQRAANILLRQGRIGFWTQIVLGVISGVLLLIATASLLGTRQRTSGIEIGVLCAIGGAGFLVVAIFFSSRYMKIARQMLRGDQDSRPKKSDTIQLIRQGLIANIIGMFLTILGAQALAGIVLIKSLNVPQGTFNVASNPSQFVNSVDLLIVQANTNTILAHFTGIVTSLWLLNRITSK, from the coding sequence ATGAGAGACAAACAATCAGAAATTACCAATATATCCACCACTAGAGATTCTGATCTTTATTCCTTGCCTCCAGCCGTCCAACGGGCTGCTAATATCCTTTTACGTCAGGGAAGAATCGGTTTTTGGACGCAGATTGTCCTAGGCGTGATTTCAGGGGTTTTATTACTCATTGCTACCGCTAGTTTATTAGGGACGAGACAACGCACTTCTGGCATTGAAATCGGTGTTTTATGTGCCATTGGTGGGGCTGGTTTCTTGGTGGTCGCCATTTTCTTTTCTTCTCGTTACATGAAAATTGCCCGTCAAATGTTGAGGGGTGATCAAGATAGTCGCCCGAAAAAATCCGATACTATTCAGTTAATCCGTCAGGGTTTAATCGCTAATATTATCGGGATGTTTTTAACGATTTTGGGGGCGCAAGCGTTAGCGGGAATCGTCTTAATTAAATCCCTCAATGTTCCCCAAGGTACTTTTAATGTTGCCTCTAACCCCAGTCAATTTGTTAATTCTGTTGACCTGTTAATTGTGCAGGCCAATACTAATACAATTCTCGCTCACTTTACCGGTATCGTTACTTCTTTGTGGCTTCTTAATCGTATTACTTCTAAATAA
- a CDS encoding J domain-containing protein, protein MTGNHYQTLEISHKSTPDEIKQAYRRLARQFHPDSQNDSASHDKIVAINAAYEILSDPRLRKDYDNQLIGNSPRSQRTATAQANYHRYKEAVKEDEVLVKQWYNQTYSPINRLIGQIIRPLKRQIDHLSADPFDDQLMAVFQDYLETCRQNLDRAKTLFSQRPNPAKMAKVAASLYYCLNHLTDGLEELETFTLNYDDRSLHTGQEMFRIAQGLQVEAKQIASQCQN, encoded by the coding sequence ATGACCGGCAACCACTACCAAACCTTAGAAATCAGCCATAAATCGACCCCTGACGAGATTAAACAGGCCTATCGGCGTTTAGCCAGACAATTCCATCCCGACAGTCAAAACGATAGTGCCAGTCACGATAAAATCGTCGCTATTAACGCCGCCTACGAGATTTTAAGCGATCCGAGACTAAGAAAAGACTACGATAACCAACTAATCGGCAATTCTCCCCGCAGCCAACGTACTGCCACCGCTCAAGCAAATTACCATCGTTACAAAGAAGCGGTCAAGGAAGACGAGGTCTTGGTCAAACAGTGGTACAACCAGACCTATAGCCCGATTAATCGTCTGATTGGTCAAATTATCCGGCCCCTCAAACGTCAGATCGATCACCTCTCCGCCGATCCCTTCGATGATCAGTTAATGGCTGTTTTTCAAGACTATCTAGAAACCTGTCGCCAAAATCTCGATCGAGCCAAAACCCTCTTTTCTCAACGGCCCAACCCTGCCAAAATGGCCAAAGTGGCCGCTTCTCTTTACTACTGTCTCAATCATCTCACTGATGGACTAGAAGAATTAGAAACCTTTACCCTTAACTACGATGATCGCTCTCTCCACACCGGTCAAGAAATGTTTCGCATAGCCCAGGGTTTACAGGTGGAAGCTAAACAGATAGCCAGTCAGTGCCAAAATTAA
- a CDS encoding PD-(D/E)XK nuclease family protein — translation MSEIYRLAQGHLNLLETCPPRFQKVYLEQLNTPADPGQLQRQEWGSQFHLLLQQRELGLPIASLLRENEQLEHCLTALLKAAPAIAQNPGETNREAEHCRSLTVGNYLLTVIYDLILLESDRAVIFDWKTYLKPIDADKLAKNWQTRLYLYVLAETSAYPLDSLSMTYWFVQLPHSPEQITFNYNQKLHQRTGRDLRRLLKALDRYLSAYQNDLVNFPHRPDCQLHCPYYLRQERSGQIELPSIDDIPEINPFV, via the coding sequence ATGTCTGAGATCTATCGTCTTGCCCAAGGCCATTTAAACCTATTGGAAACCTGTCCACCGAGGTTTCAAAAAGTCTATCTAGAGCAACTTAACACACCGGCTGATCCCGGGCAATTGCAGCGGCAAGAATGGGGCAGTCAGTTTCACCTATTATTACAGCAGCGGGAATTAGGGCTGCCGATCGCGTCTCTGTTACGGGAAAATGAACAGTTAGAACATTGTTTAACAGCCCTATTAAAGGCTGCCCCGGCAATTGCCCAAAATCCAGGAGAAACCAATCGAGAAGCGGAACATTGTCGCAGTTTAACTGTGGGTAATTATTTATTAACGGTTATCTATGATTTAATTTTATTAGAGAGCGATCGAGCGGTAATTTTTGACTGGAAAACCTACTTAAAACCGATCGATGCCGACAAACTAGCCAAAAATTGGCAGACGAGACTTTACCTGTATGTGTTGGCAGAAACTTCTGCTTATCCTCTGGATAGTTTATCGATGACCTATTGGTTTGTGCAGTTACCCCACAGCCCCGAACAAATTACTTTTAACTATAATCAGAAACTACACCAACGGACAGGGCGCGATTTACGCCGTTTATTGAAGGCTCTCGATCGCTATCTATCAGCATACCAAAATGATTTAGTTAATTTTCCCCATCGTCCCGATTGTCAGCTTCATTGTCCCTATTATCTTAGACAGGAGCGATCGGGCCAAATAGAGTTACCCTCGATCGATGATATCCCTGAAATCAATCCTTTTGTCTAA
- a CDS encoding DUF1349 domain-containing protein: MRLSENFLQPALSDDFYWLNEPTHYRLGNGLEISTDEKTDFWQNTHYGFQRDDGHCLLMRQVGDFSLMTQVEFQPREKYDQCGLMVRIDSQNWIKVSTEYESEQASRLGSVVTNLGYSDWATQDISSRYREMWYRISKRGSDFLLENSYDGQAWLQMRITHLHKIADDCQIGVYACSPIGKAFRCCFKTLEISDNQWLAIPEAS; this comes from the coding sequence ATGCGACTTAGTGAAAATTTTTTACAGCCAGCATTGTCAGATGATTTTTACTGGCTCAACGAGCCGACGCATTATCGTTTGGGTAATGGCTTGGAAATTTCTACAGATGAAAAAACTGATTTTTGGCAAAACACGCACTATGGTTTTCAAAGAGATGATGGGCATTGCTTATTGATGCGACAAGTTGGGGATTTTTCCCTAATGACCCAAGTAGAATTTCAGCCTCGGGAAAAATATGATCAATGTGGCCTAATGGTGCGGATTGACAGTCAGAATTGGATAAAAGTTTCCACGGAATATGAAAGCGAACAAGCTAGTCGGCTTGGTTCTGTGGTGACCAATTTGGGATATTCTGATTGGGCAACGCAAGACATTTCTTCACGATACCGCGAAATGTGGTATCGCATCAGTAAACGGGGGAGCGATTTTCTGCTAGAGAATTCTTATGATGGGCAGGCTTGGCTGCAAATGCGGATCACACACTTACACAAGATAGCCGACGATTGCCAAATCGGAGTGTATGCCTGCAGCCCGATAGGCAAAGCGTTTCGCTGTTGTTTCAAAACCTTGGAAATCTCAGACAATCAGTGGCTGGCAATACCGGAAGCCAGCTAA
- a CDS encoding XisH family protein codes for MSRRDDLHLSLRHTLEKEGWKITDDPLILTLEQTLLKADLGAEKFFAAEKEERKIAVEIKDFDTPSVISELEKTIGQLQLYQWALDSQEPERKLFLGISQAVYLKHFKKAIFQLVIKRNRINLIIYNPQKEIICEWITQ; via the coding sequence ATGTCCAGACGAGACGATCTACATTTATCATTACGTCATACTTTAGAAAAAGAGGGTTGGAAAATCACTGATGATCCTTTAATTCTAACCTTAGAACAAACCTTGCTTAAAGCTGATTTAGGAGCAGAAAAGTTTTTTGCTGCGGAAAAAGAAGAACGTAAAATTGCCGTAGAAATCAAAGACTTTGATACGCCTTCAGTTATCAGTGAATTAGAAAAAACAATAGGACAACTTCAATTATACCAATGGGCTTTAGATTCACAAGAACCTGAAAGAAAACTTTTTTTGGGCATTAGTCAAGCGGTTTATTTAAAACACTTCAAAAAAGCTATTTTCCAACTGGTTATTAAACGTAATAGAATCAATTTAATTATTTATAATCCTCAAAAGGAGATAATTTGCGAATGGATAACACAGTAA
- a CDS encoding element excision factor XisI family protein, with translation MDNTVNYADILTQVIRKESAMQPRLQTLKITPVCDPESGNFLIIMTGWEKEAWINTILFHARLLKNKIVIEDDNLEEGLTTNLIQAGIPPEDIITGLSLE, from the coding sequence ATGGATAACACAGTAAATTATGCCGATATTCTGACTCAAGTTATCAGAAAAGAGTCGGCGATGCAACCTCGATTACAAACCCTTAAAATTACCCCAGTTTGTGATCCAGAATCAGGCAACTTTTTAATAATTATGACTGGTTGGGAAAAAGAAGCATGGATTAATACAATTTTATTTCACGCTCGTTTATTGAAAAATAAAATTGTCATTGAAGATGATAATCTTGAAGAAGGATTAACAACCAATTTAATTCAAGCTGGGATTCCCCCAGAAGATATTATTACTGGACTTTCCCTAGAGTAA
- a CDS encoding DUF5615 family PIN-like protein: protein MVFSLMKIYQLKSSSLHLYRSFLGRSPRDTEIWQYAKDKKLVIVTKDTDFSDQLMLNFFCTQSSTSPFWQYTKTRISSVFSSYLARS, encoded by the coding sequence ATGGTTTTTTCTTTGATGAAAATTTACCAGCTAAAATCCTCTTCACTCCATCTTTACCGATCATTTTTAGGGAGAAGTCCAAGGGATACGGAAATTTGGCAATATGCAAAGGATAAAAAACTGGTTATTGTTACGAAAGATACAGACTTTTCCGATCAACTAATGCTTAATTTTTTTTGCACCCAAAGTAGTACATCTCCGTTTTGGCAATATACGAAAACGAGAATTTCATCAGTTTTTAGCTCCTATTTGGCCAGAAGTTGA
- a CDS encoding DUF433 domain-containing protein, whose protein sequence is MESRIHIHPDICNGRPVIAGTRIPVQTVMEFLGAGDSIEEFLEEYPSLNREDIYACMQFAARLMANHYEVRKIA, encoded by the coding sequence ATGGAAAGTCGTATCCATATCCATCCAGATATTTGTAATGGAAGACCTGTTATAGCTGGAACCCGAATTCCGGTGCAAACAGTTATGGAATTTTTGGGAGCAGGGGATTCTATTGAAGAATTCCTTGAAGAATATCCTTCTCTGAATCGAGAAGATATTTATGCCTGTATGCAATTTGCAGCAAGATTGATGGCGAATCACTATGAAGTCAGAAAAATTGCATGA